In Candidatus Acidiferrales bacterium, the sequence CTCCCGCCCGGCCGGAGCACGCGAAAAATTTCGCGCAAAGCTTTAGCCGGGTCAGGCCAATAGTAGGCTGACTCGACCGAAAACGCCTTGTGAAAAAAGTCGCCATCCCAGGGAATTTGTTCGACGCCGCTCGCAAGGAACATGACGTTCAGGAGGTCGCGGTAATGGCGCCGCGCTCGCCCGATCATTTCATCGGACACGTCCATGCCGACCACCTGGCCCTGGGTGACGATCTGCGCCAGCAGCGCGCTGGTCCAGCCCGAGCCGCAACCCAGGTCGAGGATGCGATCGGTAGCCTCAATGCCCATGAGCGGAAGCGTCTTCTCGGTGATGCGGAGATGCTCCTGCTGCATCTCGTCGCCGCGGCCGGCGCTGGCCCAGCGGTTGAATTCTTCCCG encodes:
- a CDS encoding methyltransferase domain-containing protein, producing the protein MPNRPEDLLREEFNRWASAGRGDEMQQEHLRITEKTLPLMGIEATDRILDLGCGSGWTSALLAQIVTQGQVVGMDVSDEMIGRARRHYRDLLNVMFLASGVEQIPWDGDFFHKAFSVESAYYWPDPAKALREIFRVLRPGGSAWILINLYKENIYTHQWVPLLPPTHLLSGDEWCDLIKQAGFVETGHRRIVDDRPVPREYHGQWFKDAEELRKFQEEGALLFFGSKPE